The following proteins are co-located in the Telopea speciosissima isolate NSW1024214 ecotype Mountain lineage chromosome 9, Tspe_v1, whole genome shotgun sequence genome:
- the LOC122639830 gene encoding cysteine-rich receptor-like protein kinase 10, whose amino-acid sequence MAGILLSLCICILVARERSQKERSRLIGQAVPLQQIGAQKDQMNPPDFPLISLATIHAATNNFSDLNRLGQGGFGPVYKGTLPNGREVAIKRLSSGSEQGSVEFMNEVSLILKLQHKNLVRLLGCCTEGEERILVYEYMPNGSLDFILFDPRRRAHLNWSTRYNIICGIARGILYLHEDSRLRIIHRDLKDSNVLLDKDMNPKISDFGMARIFPGNNGEANTATIVGTYGYMAPEYAMEGVYSTKSDVFSFGVLLLEIVSGRKNAGFHRSKHAPSLLDYAWQLWKEGRGLELMDPLLVETHNASEVLRCINVGLLCVKEDSTDRPTMSHVILVLRSESLSLPQPQQPAFSVGRFTPAMIDDISANYVTITDFIPR is encoded by the exons ATGGCAGGAATTCTTTTGAGTTTATGTATCTGCATCCTTGTGGCAAGGGAAAGAAGCCAGAAAG AGAGGAGCAGACTTATTGGTCAAGCTGTTCCATTGCAACAAATTGGTGCCCAAAAGGATCAGATGAATCCTCCAGACTTTCCATTAATTAGTTTAGCTACCATACATGCAGCTACAAACAACTTTTCTGATTTAAATAGGCTTGGCCAAGGTGGATTTGGCCCTGTTTATAAG GGAACACTACCCAATGGAAGGGAAGTAGCAATTAAAAGGCTTTCAAGTGGTTCTGAGCAAGGTTCAGTGGAGTTCATGAATGAAGTATCACTAATACTGAAACTTCAACACAAAAATTTAGTGAGGCTTTTGGGTTGTTGcacagaaggagaagaaagaattcTTGTCTACGAGTACATGCCTAATGGTAGCCTCGATTTCATCCTCTTTG ATCCAAGGAGACGCGCTCATCTTAATTGGAGTACTCGCTACAACATCATTTGTGGAATTGCCCGCGGCATCCTCTATCTTCATGAAGATTCTCGACTTAGAATCATTCATAGAGACCTAAAAGACAGCAATGTGCTGCTGGACAAGGACATGAATCCAAAGATCTCAGATTTTGGCATGGCAAGGATCTTTCCTGGAAATAATGGTGAAGCTAATACTGCTACGATAGTGGGGACATA TGGATACATGGCTCCTGAGTATGCTATGGAGGGAGTATATTCCACGAAGTCCGATGTTTTTAGCTTTGGAGTTCTTTTGCTAGAGATTGTAAGTGGAAGAAAGAATGCAGGTTTCCATCGGTCCAAACATGCTCCCAGCCTTCTAGATTAT GCATGGCAGCTATGGAAAGAGGGAAGAGGGTTGGAGTTGATGGATCCACTGTTAGTAGAAACTCATAATGCGAGTGAAGTCTTGAGATGCATCAATGTTGGACTATTGTGTGTTAAAGAAGACTCAACGGATAGACCTACTATGTCACATGTCATCCTTGTGTTGAGAAGtgaatctctttctctcccacAACCTCAACAGCCTGCATTTTCTGTTGGTCGATTCACTCCAGCAATGATCGATGATATTTCTGCCAATTATGTAACTATTACAGATTTTATTCCTCGTTGA